In one Prunus dulcis unplaced genomic scaffold, ALMONDv2, whole genome shotgun sequence genomic region, the following are encoded:
- the LOC117613423 gene encoding zinc transporter 4-like has protein sequence AQTPGPKIKSRSHCIRTVCRCNGCWHSHSWEGHTLSKSGQQCHSIIIGISLGVSGSPDTIRPLVAALAFYQFFEGIGLGGYIAQANFKSRATAVMALFFSLTTPIGVAIGIGISNIYTENSPTALVVEGVLNAAPAGILIYMSLVDMLAAELMNSKLQSNLRLLAGAN, from the exons GGGCACAAACCCCAGGCCCTAAAATTAAAAGTCGCAGCCATTGCATCCGTACTGTTTGCCGGTGCAATGGGTGTTGGCATTCCCATTCTTGGGAAGGCCATACCTTGTCTAAATCCGGGCAACAGTGCCACTCCATCATCATAGGAATCTCCTTGGGTGTTTCTGGAAGTCCAGACACCATAAGGCCCTTAGTTGCTGCGTTAGccttttatcaattttttgaAGGCATAGGCCTTGGTGGATATATAGCTCAG GCGAATTTCAAGTCTCGAGCAACTGCAGTCATGGCACTGTTCTTCTCCCTTACAACTCCTATTGGAGTTGCAATCGGGATTGGAATATCGAACATCTATACAGAAAACAGCCCGACAGCCCTTGTGGTTGAAGGCGTTTTAAACGCGGCTCCAGCGGGTATTTTAATTTACATGTCGCTGGTCGATATGCTTGCGGCCGAGCTTATGAACTCAAAGCTGCAGAGCAATTTAAGGCTTCTGGCTGGGGCCAATTGA